The Montipora capricornis isolate CH-2021 chromosome 3, ASM3666992v2, whole genome shotgun sequence genome window below encodes:
- the LOC138040475 gene encoding uncharacterized protein — MGSPLGPLMANVFMCRIEEALEHEGKMPAYYRRCVDDMLTIVPNIASANKFLETLNHCHPSVKFTMEIENNGMLPFLGTQLLNKSTQIQTEVYVKPTNTGLLLHYKSHVDDRYKRCLLKTMLDRAFRLSSYWSYFSDECNRLKMVFSRLSYPDRLINSTILRFIAAKASDQPVLELPAVNNELKVGPVVLPFKDQSSADIVRVQLKKIQVTVQPIFVSHKIKQHLKPREVKPPIVNQQSLVYQFKCNLCDAGYVGYTRRHLHQRIDKHKNASSSIGKHFRVEHSYVPNDPTRNFTILRASV, encoded by the coding sequence ATGGGCTCCCCGCTTGGACCCTTAATGGCGAACGTTTTTATGTGCAGAATAGAGGAAGCCCTCGAGCACGAAGGCAAGATGCCCGCATACTACAGGAGATGTGTGGATGACATGTTAACTATTGTGCCGAATATAGCATCAGCTAATAAATTCCTCGAGACTCTTAACCACTGCCACCCTTCGGTTAAGTTCACTATGGAGATTGAGAATAATGGAATGCTTCCGTTTCTTGGCACACAGCTCCTTAACAAATCTACACAAATCCAAACCGAAGTATACGTCAAACCTACCAACACTGGCCTTTTGCTGCATTACAAGAGCCATGTTGACGATCGCTACAAGCGCTGCTTATTGAAAACTATGCTTGATCGTGCCTTCCGCCTCTCATCCTACTGGTCATACTTTTCCGATGAATGTAATCGGCTCAAAATGGTGTTTTCTCGTCTTAGTTATCCAGACAGGTTAATTAATTCCACCATCTTGCGCTTTATCGCAGCCAAAGCTTCTGATCAACCTGTTCTCGAGTTACCAGCTGTTAACAACGAATTAAAAGTGGGTCCCGTTGTTCTGCCATTTAAGGACCAGTCTTCAGCCGATATTGTAAGAGTGCAACTTAAGAAAATTCAAGTGACCGTCCAGCCCATATTTGTTAGCCACAAGATTAAACAGCATCTGAAACCGCGCGAAGTCAAGCCTCCCATTGTCaaccaacaatcccttgtttatcaatttaaatgtaacctgtgtgatgcaggttatgttggttacacACGTCGGCATCTGCATCAACGCATTGACAAGCACAAGAATGCGTCTTCCTCTATTGGAAAGCATTTTCGTGTGGAACATTCCTATGTGCCCAATGACCCTACGAggaattttaccatcttaagAGCTTCTGTCTGA